From Brevundimonas vesicularis:
CTGGCGGTACGGTCCGCCGCGGGTCGATAGCGGCGCCCGATCGCCCTCCTCAGATGTCTTCCTCCTCCGCCTCGCCCCGCGCCTCATCCGCCAGGGCGAAGAACCGTTCCCGCACCTCGGCCGCGAAGGGGTTGTCGCGTTCGATGGCGCGGAAGACGGCGGGGCTGTCGTGGCGGACCATGTCGACGGCCTGCATCAGCCGGTTGAAGCTGGCGGTGGTCATGCGCGTCGGCAGGGGCTCCATGGCCATCAGGACGCGGGCGATCAGATGGGTCAGGCCCTGCACCGTCGCGGCCTCGCGGTCATGGTCCTCGGGACTGACCTGAAACACCTTCAGCCCCAGCGCCCGGCGGCAGAAGGCGGCAACGCGGCGGGCGTCTTTCGCCCCCCTCACCTCGCACACGGCGATCCGCAGGCCCGCGATGCCGTCCTTGCCGCTCTGAGGGCCGAACAGCGGGTGGGTGCCGACGATCCGCACGCCGGGCGGCAGCAGGGTGTTCATCGCCCGCGCTGGCTTCACCTTCACCGAGCTCACGTCGATGACCAGGGCGGCGGGCCTCAGGAGCGGGCCGATGGCGACCAGCGTCGCCTCCAACGCCTCGACCGGCACGGCCAGCACCACCGTGGGACAGGCGGCGGCGATCGCCAGATCGGTCAGGGTCGCGAAACCTTCGCCTTCGCTCGCCGCCGGATCATGCGCCAGGATATCGAACCCGGCCGACAGATGCCGCGCCGTCAGCCGCCCAAAGGCGCCAAAGCCGATCAGGCCGAGCGTTTCCCTCACAGCGTCTCCATGAACCGCACCGGCCGCCCGTGCGCCGATCCGATCAGTTCGCCGTCCTGCATCACCACCCGGCCGCGCACGAGGGTCGCCATCGGCCAGCCGGTCGCCTCGACCCCGTCGAACGGTGTCCAGCCGCAGCGCGTCGCCTGCTGATCATGGGTGATCGTCCGCTTGGCCTTCAGATCGACGATGGTCAGGTCGGCGTCATAGCTGACGGCCATCCGCCCCTTGTTCGCGGTCCCGAACACCCGCTGCGCCCCCGCCGAGGTCAGGTCGATGAAGCGCTCCAGCGACAGCCGCCCATTGGCGACATGGGTCAGCATCAGCGGCACCAGCGTCTGCACCCCCGGCATGCCGGACGGAGAGGCCGGATAGGGCTTAGCCTTCTCCTCCTTCGTGTGCGGCGCGTGGTCGGAGCCCAGCACGTCGGCGACGCCCTGCTGCATTCCCCACAGCCACAGGGCATCTACGTGCTCCTGCGACCGGATCGGCGGGTTCATCTGCGCATAGCTGCCCAGCCGCTCATAGGCTTCCGGTCCGACCAGGGTCAGGTGCTGGGGCGTGATCTCCACGGTGGCGACATCTTTGTGGAAGCGCAGATACTCCATCTCGTCCCTGGTCGTGACGTGCAGCACATGGATGCGCGCGCCCGTCTCCTTGGCCAGGCCGACCAGTCGCCGGGTCGAGCGGATGGCGCTTTCGGCGTCGCGCACCTCGGGGTGGCTGGTCCAGTCGCCGGTGCGGGCCAGACCGCGACGCTCGACCAGACGGTATTCG
This genomic window contains:
- a CDS encoding prephenate dehydrogenase; the protein is MRETLGLIGFGAFGRLTARHLSAGFDILAHDPAASEGEGFATLTDLAIAAACPTVVLAVPVEALEATLVAIGPLLRPAALVIDVSSVKVKPARAMNTLLPPGVRIVGTHPLFGPQSGKDGIAGLRIAVCEVRGAKDARRVAAFCRRALGLKVFQVSPEDHDREAATVQGLTHLIARVLMAMEPLPTRMTTASFNRLMQAVDMVRHDSPAVFRAIERDNPFAAEVRERFFALADEARGEAEEEDI
- a CDS encoding dihydroorotase is translated as MTQTYDLIVRGGEVANHAGRGMADVGVIDGKIAFIGDLSQAPAGETFDAKGLTVLPGVIDTQVHFREPGLEWKEDLETGSRAAALGGVVAVFEMPNTNPNTTDPDTMADKLARAKDRMWTDHAFYVGGTHENADYLGELERLPGCCGVKVFMGASTGDLLIADDEGVRKVLSNVRRRATFHSEDEYRLVERRGLARTGDWTSHPEVRDAESAIRSTRRLVGLAKETGARIHVLHVTTRDEMEYLRFHKDVATVEITPQHLTLVGPEAYERLGSYAQMNPPIRSQEHVDALWLWGMQQGVADVLGSDHAPHTKEEKAKPYPASPSGMPGVQTLVPLMLTHVANGRLSLERFIDLTSAGAQRVFGTANKGRMAVSYDADLTIVDLKAKRTITHDQQATRCGWTPFDGVEATGWPMATLVRGRVVMQDGELIGSAHGRPVRFMETL